Proteins co-encoded in one Montipora capricornis isolate CH-2021 chromosome 12, ASM3666992v2, whole genome shotgun sequence genomic window:
- the LOC138026969 gene encoding uncharacterized protein isoform X3, which yields MVTRTSHANQQYCFNFPLFAFKSDIVTSFLNQNPNLLLSVEYGQNYSGELRTGLASLKTDYEEKINQLSQQVTFLREKLANISKMPGPPGQNGPMGPQGPSGPPGLKGRDGLPGLPGKAGALGPKGPPGHNGINGIPGSQGPPGPPGSPGPRAAGNFSSCNYKTFVSNVTAGVTALTDASILETKGKKIISASCYSNDATTYELLQYKGQDGLPKYSCVCNGTRKALKSNELMSCKINYWECEL from the exons ATGGTCACCAGGACGTCACATGCGAACCAACAATACTGTTTTAATTTTCCGTTGTTCGCTTTCAAATCAGACATTGTTACCTCGTTCTTAAATCAAAACCCAAATCTCCTCCTCTCAGTCGAATATG GCCAAAATTATTCAGGCGAATTAAGAACTGGGCTTGCCTCTTTGAAAACTGATTACGAAGAGAAAATTAACCAGCTTTCCCAACAAGTGACTTTCCTCAGAGAAAAACTG GCTAATATCAGTAAAATGCCGGGACCACCCGGGCAAAATGGTCCCATGGGACCTCAAGGCCCGTCAGGACCACCAGGCTTGAAAGGTAGAGACGGATTACCGGGATTACCCGGAAAAGCGGGGGCACTAGGACCAAAGGGACCACCGGGTCATAACGGCATTAATGGCATTCCTGGATCCCAGGGTCCCCCTGGTCCCCCTGGTTCCCCCGGACCGAGAGCTGCTGGGAATTTCAGCTCTTGCAATTACAAAACCTTCGTTTCAAATGTAACGGCAGGTGTGACTGCCTTAACTGACGCGTCCATATTGGAGACTAAG GGCAAGAAGATAATAAGCGCCTCGTGTTATTCAAACGATGCCACCACATATGAACTGTTACAATACAAAGGACAAGATGGTTTGCCTAAATACAGTTGTGTTTGTAATGGTACACGCAAGGCACTTAAATCAAACGAATTAATGTCCTGCAAAATAAACTACTGGGAATGTGAACTTTGA
- the LOC138026969 gene encoding uncharacterized protein isoform X1, whose translation MYLGRADNNYNNCVPSKATTDREENYYATLAQGKEFLNNAALTMSTTNVYDASKQDLHLEPMYIDVVSEVPTTRNLSRRSKCFIFWLIILTLVSLSSLAFTAFIFYNFGIINKSITSPGDRSQSVAFNGQNYSGELRTGLASLKTDYEEKINQLSQQVTFLREKLANISKMPGPPGQNGPMGPQGPSGPPGLKGRDGLPGLPGKAGALGPKGPPGHNGINGIPGSQGPPGPPGSPGPRAAGNFSSCNYKTFVSNVTAGVTALTDASILETKGKKIISASCYSNDATTYELLQYKGQDGLPKYSCVCNGTRKALKSNELMSCKINYWECEL comes from the exons ATGTATTTGGGAAGAGCAGACAATAACTACAACAACTGTGTGCCTTCGAAAGCCACTACAGACCGTGAAGAAAATTATTACGCAACGTTAGCTCAAGGAAAAGAGTTCCTAAATAATGCTGCGTTAACAATGAGCACTACCAACGTCTATGATGCTAGCAAGCAAGATCTTCATTTGGAGCCGATGTATATCGACGTTGTCTCTGAAGTACCTACAACAAGAAACTTATCTCGACGATCAAAATGCTTCATCTTTTGGTTAATCATATTGACGCTGGTTTCATTAAGCTCCCTTGCTTTCACTGCTTTCATCTTTTACAATTTTGGCATCATCAACAAGAGCATAACCTCACCTGGAGACCGTAGCCAAAGTGTTGCATTCAACG GCCAAAATTATTCAGGCGAATTAAGAACTGGGCTTGCCTCTTTGAAAACTGATTACGAAGAGAAAATTAACCAGCTTTCCCAACAAGTGACTTTCCTCAGAGAAAAACTG GCTAATATCAGTAAAATGCCGGGACCACCCGGGCAAAATGGTCCCATGGGACCTCAAGGCCCGTCAGGACCACCAGGCTTGAAAGGTAGAGACGGATTACCGGGATTACCCGGAAAAGCGGGGGCACTAGGACCAAAGGGACCACCGGGTCATAACGGCATTAATGGCATTCCTGGATCCCAGGGTCCCCCTGGTCCCCCTGGTTCCCCCGGACCGAGAGCTGCTGGGAATTTCAGCTCTTGCAATTACAAAACCTTCGTTTCAAATGTAACGGCAGGTGTGACTGCCTTAACTGACGCGTCCATATTGGAGACTAAG GGCAAGAAGATAATAAGCGCCTCGTGTTATTCAAACGATGCCACCACATATGAACTGTTACAATACAAAGGACAAGATGGTTTGCCTAAATACAGTTGTGTTTGTAATGGTACACGCAAGGCACTTAAATCAAACGAATTAATGTCCTGCAAAATAAACTACTGGGAATGTGAACTTTGA
- the LOC138026969 gene encoding uncharacterized protein isoform X2, giving the protein MFLSTSYATIIIMIATSFSRSNQTPINLTEGQGLVINNHCGASPIDSETLSHIKATVDYIASKTNNGQNYSGELRTGLASLKTDYEEKINQLSQQVTFLREKLANISKMPGPPGQNGPMGPQGPSGPPGLKGRDGLPGLPGKAGALGPKGPPGHNGINGIPGSQGPPGPPGSPGPRAAGNFSSCNYKTFVSNVTAGVTALTDASILETKGKKIISASCYSNDATTYELLQYKGQDGLPKYSCVCNGTRKALKSNELMSCKINYWECEL; this is encoded by the exons atgtttctttctaCGAGCTACGCCACGATCATTATCATGATTGCCACCTCGTTTTCTCGCAGCAATCAAACACCAATCAATTTGACCGAAGGACAAGGCCTTGTGATAAACAACCATTGTGGTGCATCACCAATCGACAGCGAGACTTTGTCTCATATCAAAGCCACAGTGGATTACATCGCTTCCAAGACAAACAATG GCCAAAATTATTCAGGCGAATTAAGAACTGGGCTTGCCTCTTTGAAAACTGATTACGAAGAGAAAATTAACCAGCTTTCCCAACAAGTGACTTTCCTCAGAGAAAAACTG GCTAATATCAGTAAAATGCCGGGACCACCCGGGCAAAATGGTCCCATGGGACCTCAAGGCCCGTCAGGACCACCAGGCTTGAAAGGTAGAGACGGATTACCGGGATTACCCGGAAAAGCGGGGGCACTAGGACCAAAGGGACCACCGGGTCATAACGGCATTAATGGCATTCCTGGATCCCAGGGTCCCCCTGGTCCCCCTGGTTCCCCCGGACCGAGAGCTGCTGGGAATTTCAGCTCTTGCAATTACAAAACCTTCGTTTCAAATGTAACGGCAGGTGTGACTGCCTTAACTGACGCGTCCATATTGGAGACTAAG GGCAAGAAGATAATAAGCGCCTCGTGTTATTCAAACGATGCCACCACATATGAACTGTTACAATACAAAGGACAAGATGGTTTGCCTAAATACAGTTGTGTTTGTAATGGTACACGCAAGGCACTTAAATCAAACGAATTAATGTCCTGCAAAATAAACTACTGGGAATGTGAACTTTGA